The segment GCGAAGGCGTCATCCCATGCGGCGGGAAAGCGCGCCTCGGGCGCACGCCGGTAATCGACCGATACGACGATTGCATTGGCCGCCTTCGCAAGCCCACGCGCGCCGCCGTCATAGACCTTGCGGTCCGCGATCACCCAGCCGCCCCCATGAAAATACGTCACGACGGGAAACGGGCCATTGCCTGCGGGCTTGTACACCGTCGCGGGCAAGCTGCCGGCCGCGCCCTGCACGGTAATGTCGCGGCTCGTGACGCCCGGTACCAACGCTTGCGGCGAAGTGCTGCGACCCTGCGTCTTCAGCACGGAATTGACGGCATCGGCGATAGTAGGTTGAGCGCGCGCCGTCGGCACATCGACCTTCTCGATGGCCTTCGGATCGAGTGCCGCATAAGCGTCGAGCACGGTCTTCATGTCGTCATCCGCGCGCACGGCCGCGGTTGCATTGGCGACCGCGTTCGCCACGGGTGACGGCTTGTCCGGTGCGCTGTTGCATGCTGCAAGAGAGAACGACAAGCAAGCAGCCACACCGAATGCGGCACGACGCATGAGTTTCGGCGCGGGCGTTCGAAGGGTGGGTCGGACGTTATGATCGAGGTCGAGGTCACGCATAGGTGGGCTCCGTAGGCAGTCCGCGCGTGGGTTCGCGAGAATGTCTTCGCGAATGTGCAAGACGCGGCTAATGCTATTTTTGTGAGAGAAAGTGCTCGTCATGCGAAGGCTTTCAACAGTGCCTTAGCTCGTAAGCTAGAGCAGACGTTGTTCCCGGCAAAGCCATACGTGGAAGGTTTTAAACCGTCCACGTCTTGTCGAACGCGCGTTTGCTCTGGTCGCAGGACGATCAAAACCTAAAGGGAAGCGAGACATGGCACAGGGGCCGAACGCGCATCGCGTCACGCAGGAAGCAGCGCAAGATGGCGGACGCTGGCTTGCCATCGGCGGTCCGATCGTCTTTTTGCTTTTGTGGTCCGCGGGCTTTCCCGTCGCCAAGACCGGCCTGCACTACGCCTCGCCGCTCACGTTTCTCTCGATACGCTTTGCGCTCAGCATCGCGGTGCTCATAGGCGTATGCGTGTTCAGACGGCCGCTATGGCCAAGCGACATGCGAAGCTGGCGTTACCTGGTCGTCATGGGCCTGCTCGTGCAGGTGATGTACTTCGGCCTCAGCTATCTGTCGATGACAGCGGGCATTGCAACGTCATGGCTTGCGCTGATCGTTTCGTTGCAGCCGATACTGGTGAGCGTGCTTGCGCCATCGCTGACCGGTGAGCGTATCGGCGTGCGGCAATGGCTGGGCTTGATACTCGCGCTTGGCGGCTCGGCCGGCGTGATCCTGTCGCGCGGCACGCTGCACGCATCGGCACTCGGGCCGGTATTGCTCGCGGTGGGCGCGCTAATCGGCATCACGGCCGCGATGTTGTACGAGAAACGCGCGGGCACCGCGCAGGACCCGCTCACGTCGAACCTCGTTCAATATTCAGTGGGCTTCGCGTGCTGTGCGCCGATGGCGTTCTTCTTCGAGCGCACGGAAGTGCAGTGGAACCCGACACTCGCCGTCACGCTTGCTTATCTCGTGATCGGCAACTCGCTGATCGCGATCACGCTGCTGCTCGCATTGACACGCGCCGGAAAGGTGTCGCAAGTAGCGGCGCTGTTCTTCTTCGTGCCGCCCGGTGCGGCAATCATGTCGTACTTCATTCTCGGCGAAGTGTTGCCGACAATGGCCTGGTGGGCGATGGGCGTCGCCGTTCTAGGTGTGGCCATCGCGACGTGGAAAGGTCGGGGCGCCAAAAACTAGCGCGCCTCGAAGCGCACCACGCATCGGGAAGTCAGTTTCGTTTTGCAGCGACGACCGCGGCCGTATCCGTATCGCGTGTCGAACCCTTCGCCGGACGGCCAGCCCAATAACCCGCGAGCATCGAGCCCGAGAGGTTGTGCCACACGGAGAACAGGGCGCCGGGCAAGGCCGCTATCGGCGTGAAATAAAGCTTGCCGAGCGTAGCCGCGAGCCCCGAATTCTGCATGCCCACTTCGATAGCGAGCGTGCGGCACACGGCCTCGTCGAAGCCGAGCAAGCGGCCGCCCCAATAGCCGCTCAGGAGCCCGATGCCGTTATGCATCACCACGCCGAACGCGACCACGAGCCCGACCGACGCAATACTCTTCTGCGTCCCGCCGACCACGGCGGCAATGATGAGCAAAATAGACACCATCGACACGAGCGGCAGCAGCCATTCGATCTTGCGCACGAACTTCTCGAACAGATGATTCACGATAAGTCCGACCACGATAGGCAGCGCGACGATCAGCAGGATGCTCATCAACATGCCGTGGACATCGACCGAGATCGACGCATCGACATAAAGGCGCGTGAGCAGCGGCGTCGCGAACACGCCGACGAGTGTCGAGAGCGCGCTGATGGTCACCGACAAGGCGACGTCGCCGCGCGCCAGATAAATCATGACGTTGGACGCCGTGCCGCTCGCCACGCTGCCAACCAGCACCATGCCCGCCGTCAGATCGGGCGGCATGTGCAACGCCTTCGCGATAACCCACGCGGCAAGCGGCATGACGAGGTAATGCAGCACGATGCCCGCGATTACCGGCGCGGGGCGCGTGAAGACGCGCCGGAAGTCGTCGACGGAGAGCGTTACGCCCATCGACAGCATGATGATGGTCAGGAGCGTGGTGACATGCGGCGCAATGCCCGTGACGGACGAAGGCGAATAGTAGGCGGCAACGGAGACCAGAACGGCCCAGAGCGGAAACAGGCGGGTGATGCGGGCAAGCATGAAAGGCGGTCCTTGAATGTCGTGGCGTGTCGTGGTCTGTCGATGCGGGCGAAAAACGTCGAATTTTAACCGGCACGGGCTAAGGTCTTCTGAAAATGCTTAATTGGGCCAGACTTTTTCGAAAAACAGGTTTTAGGCTGTTTTTACTATTTACAGTCTAAAACTTGTTTTTTGCTTTAACAGGTCATAGACTGTAGAAACGCTTAACAGTCTTAAGACTGTAGGGATCTTCGTGGACTATCCGGTAAAGACGCTCAGCCAATTGCGGCCCATTCTCAAAGGCTTTCGCAAAGCCGCCGGGCTGACTCAGGCAAGCATGGCCGCGCAATTGGGCGTGACGCAGCAGACCTATGCGCAACTGGAAGCCAATCCCGCTGCGGCAAGCATGGAGCGCATGTTCAAAGTCTTGCGCGTGCTGGGCGTCGAGATGATGCTGACGGATGGCGTCATAGCGGACGAAGCCCCGCCCATCACGAAGAAAATCGCAGCGAAGGCAACGTCGGCGCGGGCCAGAGCCGCGAAAAAGCGGGAGAACTGGTAAGCATGGCGCGCCGCACCGACCCGAACCGGCTCGATCTGTGGATGAACGGACTGCCCGTCGGCCACTGGGAATCCAGCACTGGTGGCGAGCGCCTCGTCTATCGCGATGAGTGGATTGCCGACCCGCAAGGCCGTCCTCTCTCGCTGTCGCTGCCGTTCACGCCGGGCAACCAGCCGTATCGAGGGCAAGTGGTCGCGAACTTTTTCGACAACCTTCTGCCCGACAGCGAGCCAATCCGCCGTCGCATTGCCACGCGTTATCGAACGGGCGGCACGGCGCCGTTTCAGCTGCTCGCACAGTTGGGTCGCGACTGCGTCGGTGCCCTTCAAATGCTGCCGCCCGGAGAGACGCCGGTCGATCTCGAAAGCATAACGGGACGCGCGATGAGCGAATCGCAGATCGCCCGGCTGCTGCGCGAGACGACCGCCATGCCACAACTCGGACAACACGAACCGCTCGATGACCTGCGTCTCTCGATAGCAGGCGCGCAAGAAAAGACCGCCCTGCTTCGGCGCGGCAAGCAATGGCTACTGCCCGAGGGCAGCACGCCGACCACGCACATCTTTAAATTGCCGCTTGGGCTCGTCGGCAACATGCGAGCGGACATGCGGACATCGGTGGAGAACGAATGGCTTTGCTCGAAGATCGTCGCGGCATTCGGGCTGGCTATCGCGCGGTGCGAGATCGAAGTCTTCGAAGATCAGAAAGTGCTCGTCGTCGAACGGTTCGATCGCCGTCTGTCGAGCGACAAGCGCTGGATTTTGCGGCTCCCGCAAGAGGATATGTGTCAGGCCACCGGCACGCCCGCGCTACAAAAGTACGAAGCGGATGGCGGACCGGGAATCGGCCATGTCATGGAAGTGCTGTCGGGCTCGGGTCGCGCGGCCAACGACCGGCGCGACTTCTTCATGACGCAGATGGTTTTCTGGCTGCTCGCCGCCACCGATGGTCACGCGAAGAACTTCAGCATCGCGCATCTGCCCGGCAATCGTTATGAATCGACGCCGCTTTATGACGTGCTGTCCGCGCATCCGATCATCGGACGGGGACGCAATCAGCTTGCCGCGCAGCGCGCGAAACTCGCCATGGCCGTGCATGGCAAGAATATTCATTACGTCATCGCCGAAATTTTGCCGCGTCACTGGATCGCGCAAGGGCGCACAGTCGGGTTCGCCGCGCCGGAAGTCGAAGCGCTGATCGCCGAAGTCACGGCGCGCACCCAACAAGTCGTCGATGAAGTCGCGAGCGTGCTGCCCCGCGACTTCCCGATGGACATTGCCGAAGCGATTTTCAACGGCATGCGGCGTCTCTGCAACAAGCTCGCAGGCTAGCCGCCCGCGCCCGTCACGCGCCACACGGTATTGCCGGCATCGTCCGCAAAGACGAGTCCGCCGTCCTTGTCCTGAGTCAGGCCGACAGGCGCGCCGCGCAGTTCCTTCTCATCATCGGAAACGAAGCCTGTTACCACGGGCTTGGGCGTGCCTACAGGCTTGCCGTTCTCGAACGCGATATACGTCACCGCATACCCCGACAGCGGCGAGCGATCCCAACTGCCATGCTCGCCGATAAACACGCCACCGCGATACTGCGCCGGCAAATTGCTGCCCGTATAGAACATCAGCCCAAGCGGCGCGACGTGCGAACCGATTGCGTAATCCGGCGGAATAGCCTTTGCGACGAGATCGGGACGCTGCTCCTTGACGCGCGTATCGACATGCTGGCCGTAGTAGCTATAAGGCCAGCCATAGAAAGCGCCATCCTTTACCGAAGTCAGATAGTCCGGCACGAGGTCCGCGCCAATCTCATCGCGTTCATTGGCCACGGTCCAGAGTTGCCCCGTCTTCGGTTCCCATTGCAAGCCGGTCGGGTTGCGAATGCCTGCCGCAAAGATACGGCTCGCGCCGGTCGCGACATCCACTTCGAGCACGTTCGCGCGCCGATACTCCACGTCGAGTCCGTTCTCGCCGACGTTGCTGTTCGACCCGACGCCCACATAAAGTTTCTTGCCATCGCGGCTTGCGAGCAGCGCCTTGGTCCAGTGATGGTTCACGCGATCAGGCAGATCGGCGAGCTCGACGCCTTCCGCCGAGATGCTCGTTTCGCCCGTCTTGTAGGGGAACTTGAGCAGCGCGTCCGTATCGGCGACATAGAGCGTGTCGCCTATCAGCTGCATGCCGAAGGGCGAATGCAGATGGTCGATGAACACGTGCTTTTCCCATTCCCCGCTGCCATCGCCCCGCTTTCTGAGCAACGTGATGCGGTTCGCGCCCTTCGATTCCTTTCCTGAACGGCTCTGGACCATGCCCGCGATCAACTGCTTCGGCGTGGTGACCGGCTCCGCGTTCGGACTGCCCGATTCGGCGACGAGAATGTCGCCATTCGGAAGCGCATACACCTGCCGCGGATGCTCGAGGCCGGACGCGATCTTCTCGATCTTCAGTCCGTCCGCGACCTTGGGCGTTTCGTTGTCTTTCCAGCCCGCGAACTTCGGGACTTGCATCGGCGGAGTAAAGAAGCTCTTGGCGGTAGGCAGTGGCGGATTCGCGCCAGCCTGATGCGCGCTGTCGTATTCGGCGTGCTCGTTGCATCCCGCGAAGAGTGCTGCAATAGAGAGCGCGATAACGCTCGTCAAAGTGGTTTGCTTAATCACGAGCCGCCTCCTGAAAGCCGAATTTGTCGAAGGCAAGCGCGATATGTCCAACGCTCAACAGCACCACGGTGATAACCGAAAGAATCACGCCGAGCGGCACGATTCCATAACCGTCGCGGCTATGCACGAACGCGTTGACGACCGCCGCGATGATGCCGAGCAGGTTGAGCCAGAAGTCGAGCTTCTCGGTGCGCGTGACGACGTGGCGTGAGCCGAACCACACATGCCCGAGATTGATGAAGCGCGGAATGATCGCGAGGATGAGCCCCGTCGTGACGAGCCACGCGGCGCCCTTCGCCCAAAAAACGTTGGCGGTGATGACGAAGATGATGTCGAAAATCAGCGTCCCGACGAAGAGTCCGTAGGGAATGGGATTGAGTAGATCGAAGAGGGCTGTCGCCGTCCGCGATCGATATCTCAGGCTGGTCGTGCTCATGAGTGAGTACCCCAAAAAAAATTAGGCAGTGGGCCGTGCATCGGTTGCGGAAGGCGGCGTGCATTGCCTTCTGACTCCGTATGAACAGCACATCACATGCCCGATTTTGGGGAACGCTTACATGATCGATTAGACAATGAGCACGCTCGCCACTTTGCAAGCGTGCCGTCAGGTGACAGTCGGCTATCGGTGTGTCACGGGTTCAGACGCCGCGCCCGAGATGCTTCAGTTCGAGCTGCGTAATGGTTCGCTGCAAGGCGCGTTCAGCGCAGCCGCTCAGGTCGATGAAGCGGCAACCGAGAATCGCGCGGCGCTCGCCGGTCTGCATGAGTTCGTAACGCGGCGCGGCGATCTCGAGGTCGACGCTCACTTCGCCGAATGGGCCCATCCGCAGGGTGACGCCTCGCCAGACTCCGCCACGTTCGGCGGTTTCGAAGCGGTCATCGGAGACACGCAAGGCCACGCCGCCGAGCGAAAGGTTCTTTACGTCGAAGTGGAAGGCATTGCCGGCTTCGTCACGCCCGTGCGCGACGAACGGATTAACGAGCGGCGTCTCGACCCGGTAATACTGCCGCCGCTGCACGTAATACAGCAGCGTGGGCATCGGCGCTTCGAACGCGGGACGGCCATCGAAAAGCACTTTCACGGCCGGCCCGGTCGTGAATTCCGTCTGGATGCCCGATGGCTGGCTGCGCAACGTCAGGGCGTCCGCGCGGGCAAGCGCGGCATTGCTGGAATCCGAGCAGCCGAGATCGAAGACAAAGCGCGCGCTGCGCGAATCGACGTCAAGGACCTGCGTCACGATCTGCCCGCCTTCGAATTCCACGGTGAGAAAGTCGCCGCGCGACAGAAGGCTGCGCAGGCAAAGCGCAATCTGCAACGGATGGCGCTGCGCATAGCATTCGTCGATAAGGGTCGCGGTACGGTCGGCGTCGAGACTCGGGAGGGTGGCGGCAATCATCTTGTTATCCGTGCGTTGTCTGGTTTTTATTAGCGCCAAGCCTCTCAGGTTGCTAGCGCTACGGTGCACACCGGACAATGCAGAGACCGTGCCAATTGCGGCGCACGGTCGCCGATCGCCTGCAAGCCGCGCCGGGCAAGGCTCGGGCGGCATGAGGAAACCAAAGCGATGGGCGCTTGCTACGTTACGCGGACCTCGCGTTACGGCCGCGCGCGGCGGATCACCGCACGCCGATATGCGGCGCGAGCGCGCGGAGCCAGAACGTCACCGCGACCGCGCCGCCATCGGGCGAACCCACGGCGCGCTCGCCCAGATAGCTTGCGCGACCCGCCCGAGGCGTCATGCTCGCCGTGGCCTGCGCGCCCTCTTCAGCGGCCGATAAAGCCGCTTCCCAGGCGTCTCGCGCGGACTTGCCTTCGTTCAATACCGCTTCGAATGTCGCCGATGCGGGGAACAGCGCGTCGAGCATGGTGCGGTCGCCCGCCTTCGCGCCGCCCAGGTCGCTGATGGCCTGCACCGCTTCCCTGAACGCGGCGGCCCAATCGGCCGGCTTCGGTTGCGCGACTCCCGCGAGATGGCGCGACGCGCGCAAGAGCGCCGTCGCGTAGAACGGGCCGGAGCTTCCCGCTATCGCCCGGCGCAAGGACGCCCCGAGCGCGGCAAGCGCGCCGTCCGGCGTGCCGAGCGCCGATCCCGGCACGCCGAGGATCGCGTCCGCCGCGCGTTTCATGCTCGCACCGAGATCGCCGTCGCCGGCGAGGGAATCGAGTTCGGTCAGGCGCGGTTCGTTGTCGATCAGCGCACGCGCCACCGACTGAAGCGCCGGCTCGATGACCCCCGCCCAGCCGCCGTCGCTTTCCCGCGCGATTCCGTGCCCCTCCGCGACGGTATCCGCCGCCATGGCGATACGGATTTCCCGTCCGACCGCGCCGCCGCCCGGCCACGCGCGCGATTCGGTCGCGGCATCGATCAGACCGAGCGTCGCGTCATCGACACGCAACAGCGAAACGGAGCAGCCCGGCATATTGAGCGCCGACAGCAGCGTGCCCGACCATGCGCGCTCGACGTGAATCTCGCGCCGCGACAGATTGTCGAAGGCGGCGCGCAACACGACATCCAGTTCCATTTGCGGCGTTGCGCCAAGGCCGTTCACGAGCAGTGCGACGCGCTCGCCGCTTTCCAGCGCGAGATCGTCGACGATATTCGTGAGCAGAACGTCGGTCAGTTGGTCGGCGGGCAGCGGCGCGGTGCGCTCCACGCCCTTTTCTCCGTGGATGCCGAGACCGAGTTCGATCTCGTCGTCGGCGAGCGTGAAGCTAGACTTTTCGACGCCCGGCAGCGTGCAGCCATCGAGCGCGACGCCCATGGTGCCGAGATTGGCCGCCGCATGGCGCGCGATCGCCGCGACCTCCTCGAGCGACGATCCGCGCGAGGCGGCCGCGCCCGTGACCTTGTGGACGAGCACGGTTCCCGCGATACCGCGCCGCTGATTGCGCGCGGCCTGTTTGCGCAGCGAGACATCGTCGGCCACGATGACCACTTCGACCGGAATGCCTTCCGCGCGCGCCAGTTCCGCCGCGAGACCGAAGTTGAGGCGGTCGCCCGTGTAGTTCTTCACGATCAGCACCGCGCCGCGCGGACCGGCACAAGCGCGGATCGCGGCGAGCACGGCATCCGTGGGCGGCGAGGTGAAGACTTCACCGCATACCGCCGCGCTCAGCATGCCCGCGCCGACATAGCCGCCGTGCGCGGGTTCGTGACCGCTGCCGCCGCCCGAGATGACGGCGACCTGCCGGTCCTTCGCTTCGTGCTGCGCGCGCTGCACGAGCACGTTTTCATTGCCGAGGATGGCTAAGTGCGGCGACTGCCGCGCGACGCCTTCGAGCATCTCGCGCACGACATCGGCGGGATTGTTGATGAGCTTCTTCATGGCAGTCTCCTTGACGCGTTCGAGCGATGGCGACCATGTTAAACGACCGCGCCGCGAACGCTCGCGCGCTCTCATTCTTCTCTAATTCAGCCGCTTTACGATGCCTTCATCTGCTCAACAACGAATCATCCGACTGAAGGAGAAACGAAAATGACACTGCAAATGATCGTTCATGGCACGCCGGTCTGGGTCTGGCTGCTGCTGGCTTATCTAATTTCGCGCGGCGTGAAGGCAATGAAAGGCGGTACCACGCCGCTGTCCAAGCTGGCGATCATCCCGCTGATCTTCGCGGGCTTCGGCCTCGTGCATTTGGCTCACAATCCGCACGCGAGCCTCTTTGCGGTGAGCGCATGGATCGTCGGGATTTTTGCGGGCATCGCGGCGGGCGTGTTCAACGCGACGCGCACGCGCTTTTCCGTCGATATGGTGGCGCGCACCGTCACGCTGCCGGGTTCGGTCGTGCCGCTCTTGCTGATCCTCGCCATCTTCGCCGCCAAGTTCTGGCTCGGATTCGAGATGGCAACGGTGACGGATGCGGCGCTCCTCGGAACCTATGCATCCATCGACGCACTCGTGTCGGGCGTCGTCGCCGGGATGTTCGCGGGACGCTTCATCACGTACTGGAAAGCGCTGCAGGCGCACCGCTTCTTGCACGCTTGAACGGCCGAGCCTCCTTCGTGTCGAGCAGGTTTTTACCCGACCTGCTAACCTCGGGCGACATTGAAAACTTGACGCGAAGGAGGCTGCAGCATGAGCGATTCACCCGAATACGTACCGCCCAAGGTCTGGACCTGGGACAAGGAAAGCGGCGGGCAGTTTGCAAGCATCAACCGTCCAATCGCGGGGCCGACGCATGACAAGGATCTACCGGTCGGCAAGCACCCGCTGCAGCTTTATTCGCTTGCCACGCCCAACGGCGTCAAGGTCACGGCGATGCTGGAGGAACTGCTCGCCGCGGGTCACAATGGCGCGGAATACGATGCCTGGCTCATCAAGATCGGCGACGGCGACCAGTTCGGCAGCGGCTTCGTCCAAGTCAATCCCAATTCGAAGATACCCGCGCTGATCGACCACAGCGGCCCCAAGCCCGTGCGCGTGTTCGAATCCGGCGCCATCCTCCTGTATCTCGCGGACAAGTTTGGCGCATTCGTGCCGACCAGCGCGGCGGAACGCGCCGAGTGTCTCTCGTGGCTTTTCTGGCAGATGGGCAGCGCGCCGTATCTTGGCGGCGGCTTCGGTCACTTCTATGCTTATGCGCCGAGCAAGATGGAGTATCCGATCAACCGCTTCGCCATGGAGGTGAAGCGTCAGCTCGACGTGCTCGACCGGAGGCTTGCGGAGAGCAAGTACATTGCGGGCGACGAATACACCATCGCTGATATCGCCATCTTTCCGTGGTACGGCGGTCTCGTGAATGGCTGGATTTACAGTGCCGCCGAGTTTCTCGCCGTGCATGAATACGAGCATGTGCGACGTTGGGCCGATGCGATCGGCGCGCGTCCCGCCGTGCAACGCGGCCGCATGGTAAACCGGACCTTCGGCGAGCTTTCGAGCCAGTTGCATGAGCGGCATGATGCTGGCGACTTTGAAACGAAGACGCAAGACAAGCTCGCGGTTAAGTAGATTTTTGGTCAAGTGCTTGCGCACGCTTGAAAGGCTGTTACGTCGTTGGCGCGCTTCCTGCGTGCACGGAAATAAACCGCACAGGAAGCCGCCAATGAACCGCTATCTCATTCCCGCAACCGTAGCTGCAAGCCTGCTCTTGGGCGTGACCAATACCTTGCAAGCAGCCGGAAGCGCTGCAATATCTTCCATCGAACAGTACACATGGCATAAGCGTCTGCTCGTCGTTTTCGCCGATGACGTCAGTTCCGCCGCACTCGCGAAGCAACGCGCATCGGTTCAGGATGCGAGCGATGGCTACACGCAACGCGACCTGCAAGTGATCGAAGTAATCGGCAACGACGTGCAAGGCGCAAGCGATTCCGCCGATGCATTGCGTCGACGATACGGCGTCAAACCCGGCGCGTTTCGCGCGGTGCTCGTTGGCAAGGACGGCGGCGTGAAGCTCGAATCGCGCGAGCCGATTGCATCGCGCGAATTGTTCACGACCATCGACGGCATGCCGATGCGTAAGCAAGAGGCAGCGGGTAACGCGCCGAAGTCGTGATCGCCGTATGATCCATGCATGTTGAAGTCTTCTTACGCTTCGTGACCTGATCCCAGCGAAGTCGTCATTCTTTGTCCGGCAACGCGACGCCGATCTTCTGCGCGGCGGCAAGCGCGCCGGGCGGCAACGGTGGTGGCGTCCGCCCCGGCGATACAGATGCTTGCTTCGCCGCGCCTGACATGAAGATGCGCTCAGGCAGGGCGAAGTGCCGTAGCACAAGCACATCCAGCGGTCCAGCGCCCGTCTCCGCGCGAAGTTGAACCGACAGCGGCGGCGTAAGACTCTGATCCGGCGTCCACGAGAGCAGATAACGCGCGTTATCTTGTTGCGAGACCTTCGCACGTTCGAGCAGACGAATCAGCGCGAAACGCCCTTGTGCGTACATGGTCGAGCGCAAACCGCCTGCCTCCGTTTGCCATTGAAGTTGTGCGGTGTTGTCCAGGGCTTGCCCCGGCCATTCGAACGGCTCCCATTGCTCCATCTGATTGAAGTAGTGCAACTGTTGACCCGATGTCACCAGCGTCAAATCAGTGATGCCCGGCGTCGGCACGCCGCGTAGTTCATACCGCGCCCGCGCATCGCCAGAGGGAAACACGACCCTTGCTACGCGCGAGAGCTTGTTGAGCGCGACGAGAAACGCCGGATCAAGCATGAGCGTGCCTTGATTCACGCCTTGCGTGGCGACCCAGTGGTCGCCCTGACGTTCGATCACGCCCGCAAGCTGCGTCGTGACGAACTGCGCTATCACGCCGTTGTCCATGCGCATGAAGTGCGCCATATCGGGCAGCGATGCATCGTTGTCGGAGTCCGCAAACGGATAGCGGCCGCCGAAGCTGTGATTCCAGTCAGCAAGGATGGATGTGCGCCAGACTTCGTTCAGACTGGACGATGCCGGTTGCACGACCACTTGCCACGTCTGGTCAAGCGGGGCTTCGAAAAGCCGGCCGAAACCCGACCATTGTTCGCCCAAGCTCGCAGAGAGACGGCTCGCATAATCGCGACTATCGGCGATATCGGACGTTCTACCCTGTAGCACGGCTTGAGCGGCGACGCGCGACATGCCGTCGGGGTCGGGACTGGCCATCATTTGTTGCGTCTTAAGACGCATTGCGGTGACACGCTCAAGATAGCGAGCCAAGCTCAGATCGCTCACGAGTTGCAGCGTGGTTCTGGTGTTGGCGGGTGCGTTGCTTGCGAACTCGCTGCCAGTCAGACGCAGAATAGGACCGAACGCGCTTGCCAGCGGCAAAAGTGATGGCTGCATCTGCTTGGACGGGTCCTTTTCGTCCTTGCCTACAAGATGTTGCGCCTTCGAAATCAGAGCGTCCGATATTGATTGCGT is part of the Caballeronia sp. TF1N1 genome and harbors:
- a CDS encoding DUF2231 domain-containing protein; amino-acid sequence: MSTTSLRYRSRTATALFDLLNPIPYGLFVGTLIFDIIFVITANVFWAKGAAWLVTTGLILAIIPRFINLGHVWFGSRHVVTRTEKLDFWLNLLGIIAAVVNAFVHSRDGYGIVPLGVILSVITVVLLSVGHIALAFDKFGFQEAARD
- a CDS encoding DMT family transporter; this encodes MAQGPNAHRVTQEAAQDGGRWLAIGGPIVFLLLWSAGFPVAKTGLHYASPLTFLSIRFALSIAVLIGVCVFRRPLWPSDMRSWRYLVVMGLLVQVMYFGLSYLSMTAGIATSWLALIVSLQPILVSVLAPSLTGERIGVRQWLGLILALGGSAGVILSRGTLHASALGPVLLAVGALIGITAAMLYEKRAGTAQDPLTSNLVQYSVGFACCAPMAFFFERTEVQWNPTLAVTLAYLVIGNSLIAITLLLALTRAGKVSQVAALFFFVPPGAAIMSYFILGEVLPTMAWWAMGVAVLGVAIATWKGRGAKN
- a CDS encoding bile acid:sodium symporter family protein, translated to MLARITRLFPLWAVLVSVAAYYSPSSVTGIAPHVTTLLTIIMLSMGVTLSVDDFRRVFTRPAPVIAGIVLHYLVMPLAAWVIAKALHMPPDLTAGMVLVGSVASGTASNVMIYLARGDVALSVTISALSTLVGVFATPLLTRLYVDASISVDVHGMLMSILLIVALPIVVGLIVNHLFEKFVRKIEWLLPLVSMVSILLIIAAVVGGTQKSIASVGLVVAFGVVMHNGIGLLSGYWGGRLLGFDEAVCRTLAIEVGMQNSGLAATLGKLYFTPIAALPGALFSVWHNLSGSMLAGYWAGRPAKGSTRDTDTAAVVAAKRN
- a CDS encoding type II toxin-antitoxin system HipA family toxin, which produces MARRTDPNRLDLWMNGLPVGHWESSTGGERLVYRDEWIADPQGRPLSLSLPFTPGNQPYRGQVVANFFDNLLPDSEPIRRRIATRYRTGGTAPFQLLAQLGRDCVGALQMLPPGETPVDLESITGRAMSESQIARLLRETTAMPQLGQHEPLDDLRLSIAGAQEKTALLRRGKQWLLPEGSTPTTHIFKLPLGLVGNMRADMRTSVENEWLCSKIVAAFGLAIARCEIEVFEDQKVLVVERFDRRLSSDKRWILRLPQEDMCQATGTPALQKYEADGGPGIGHVMEVLSGSGRAANDRRDFFMTQMVFWLLAATDGHAKNFSIAHLPGNRYESTPLYDVLSAHPIIGRGRNQLAAQRAKLAMAVHGKNIHYVIAEILPRHWIAQGRTVGFAAPEVEALIAEVTARTQQVVDEVASVLPRDFPMDIAEAIFNGMRRLCNKLAG
- a CDS encoding alpha/beta hydrolase, producing MRDLDLDHNVRPTLRTPAPKLMRRAAFGVAACLSFSLAACNSAPDKPSPVANAVANATAAVRADDDMKTVLDAYAALDPKAIEKVDVPTARAQPTIADAVNSVLKTQGRSTSPQALVPGVTSRDITVQGAAGSLPATVYKPAGNGPFPVVTYFHGGGWVIADRKVYDGGARGLAKAANAIVVSVDYRRAPEARFPAAWDDAFASYKWVASHAASLGGDPKRLALAGESAGGNLAVATAIAARDANAPKPLAVIAVYPVAQTGSMNTESYIENAVAKPLNKPMIAWFLDKLLRTPADKQDTRLDLVHANLAGLPPVTIINARIDPLRDDGAQLQKAIAAVNGPVDRRVYDGVTHEFFGTAAVVQKAKDAQQYAGTRLQQAFGTGQ
- a CDS encoding flagellar brake protein, with the translated sequence MIAATLPSLDADRTATLIDECYAQRHPLQIALCLRSLLSRGDFLTVEFEGGQIVTQVLDVDSRSARFVFDLGCSDSSNAALARADALTLRSQPSGIQTEFTTGPAVKVLFDGRPAFEAPMPTLLYYVQRRQYYRVETPLVNPFVAHGRDEAGNAFHFDVKNLSLGGVALRVSDDRFETAERGGVWRGVTLRMGPFGEVSVDLEIAAPRYELMQTGERRAILGCRFIDLSGCAERALQRTITQLELKHLGRGV
- a CDS encoding sorbosone dehydrogenase family protein; this translates as MKQTTLTSVIALSIAALFAGCNEHAEYDSAHQAGANPPLPTAKSFFTPPMQVPKFAGWKDNETPKVADGLKIEKIASGLEHPRQVYALPNGDILVAESGSPNAEPVTTPKQLIAGMVQSRSGKESKGANRITLLRKRGDGSGEWEKHVFIDHLHSPFGMQLIGDTLYVADTDALLKFPYKTGETSISAEGVELADLPDRVNHHWTKALLASRDGKKLYVGVGSNSNVGENGLDVEYRRANVLEVDVATGASRIFAAGIRNPTGLQWEPKTGQLWTVANERDEIGADLVPDYLTSVKDGAFYGWPYSYYGQHVDTRVKEQRPDLVAKAIPPDYAIGSHVAPLGLMFYTGSNLPAQYRGGVFIGEHGSWDRSPLSGYAVTYIAFENGKPVGTPKPVVTGFVSDDEKELRGAPVGLTQDKDGGLVFADDAGNTVWRVTGAGG